GTGGGTCAAGAACGGGTCGAGACGCTCTAACACCGCAGTCTCTTGCTCGCAAGTCCGATACAGTTCGAAGACCAGTTGCCCCCGTGTCGTCGGTTGATACCGGCGCCCGGGGTCCTCTTCGAGCAGACCGCGTTCCGTGAGCTGTTTGAGGTTGTCGCGGACGGTCGTTCGGGGCCCGTCGACATCCTCGACAATGTCGTGCAGCCGCTTGGGTCCGTCTGAAAGCGACGATAGCACCGCGACACGAATGGGTGACCGGGATATAAACGCGATCGATTCCATAGTTTCATTACATTTTTTGCGAACAAAAAGACTAGCGAGTGAAAGAAAAGGATTAGGTTCAAACGCGAGGGGACGGAGAAGGCGCCGGAAACCTGCGCGATATGTCGACGGAGTCGAGTCGAACCTCAGTCGCTGCTGTGGCCGTGGTGACGACTGTACCGTCTCGACTGGTTCAGCAGACGTTCTTCGGGTTCACGCCGAGTTCTTCGAGCGTCTCGACGTAGTCGTCGTAGGCCGCCGCGACCACGTCGATAGCGGCCGCCTCCGCGGCGTCCCACTCCCCGTCACCCTCGCAGACCTCCGCAAGCAGACCGGCGGCGTCGGCCCGCAGTTCCTCGACCTCGCCGCCGGCACTGCGGTAGGTGCTCGCGGTCTGTGGGTCGGCCTGTCCGGTGAAGAAGCCGGTGAGCTGTTCTTTGACCTTCTTGTCGACGAGCGTCCAGCCGACGAGGCCGCCCAGTCGCTCGACTGTCGTCGTCAGATCCGCCAGCACGTCGTGCATCGAGAAGTCGCGGTCGGCGGGGTCGGTGTCGCCCCGGCGGGCGGCGGCGTCGGCGGCGGCGTCGGCGAACAGCTCGGCGGCCGCGTCGTCGCTCTCGTCGTCGGCCCACGCCTCGAAGGTCCCGGCGGCGGCGGCCTCGCGGGCCGCGGCGGCGGCGTGGACGGCGTCGGGCTCCATCTCCCCGCGCGTGTCCGCGTACAGGGTCTTCGAGGAACCGAGCCGGGAGAGCTCGGTCTGCTGGTCGTCTCGGACGGCGTCGATGAGGTCGTCGGCGGGCATATCTCCGACTGGTGCCGGAGCCGGCTTGTAACCATCGACCTACCCAGACCGGTCACCCGGCGCTCGCTGCCTATCGGTCG
The Halomicroarcula saliterrae genome window above contains:
- a CDS encoding rubrerythrin family protein, with translation MPADDLIDAVRDDQQTELSRLGSSKTLYADTRGEMEPDAVHAAAAAREAAAAGTFEAWADDESDDAAAELFADAAADAAARRGDTDPADRDFSMHDVLADLTTTVERLGGLVGWTLVDKKVKEQLTGFFTGQADPQTASTYRSAGGEVEELRADAAGLLAEVCEGDGEWDAAEAAAIDVVAAAYDDYVETLEELGVNPKNVC